From Balneola sp. MJW-20, the proteins below share one genomic window:
- a CDS encoding PspC domain-containing protein, with protein MPAKLRKSRRDKMLAGVCGGFAEYLGWDSTIVRILFALLMVSSFGTGVLIYFILAIVMPD; from the coding sequence ATGCCTGCTAAATTAAGAAAATCAAGACGCGACAAGATGTTGGCCGGGGTTTGTGGCGGATTTGCCGAATATCTCGGATGGGACTCCACTATTGTCCGTATTCTATTCGCACTGCTGATGGTATCCAGTTTTGGTACCGGTGTACTCATCTATTTTATTCTTGCCATAGTGATGCCGGACTAA
- a CDS encoding TonB family protein, translated as MEHIWFPVLIWTLFSSVVYLALKYTRQLDPLYHYHLRAATIVALPVGILASVLLQHGFSGLNDSAAINTALIIVSNPIQAVPITSSVGTGASFSFLEPSLMIGMVSILLLVVGVLLVFRLLYDLHNFRKLTQGLKLQPLEDFGKRSDDYSASPIMISFHNNPYVPFTYGWRTPIVVLPERLKEHPDKLAMALEHELVHIQRKDYLLQMVLTVMEMIFWFHPLVRITSNEIDIYREISCDQQVLNETGYSVKSYANLLFELLPLNTGTGRLSVSMAVKQSTLKQRIKTMKTHKLHRSSMRQSVLFLMLMVFGITFPIACSEMRGPELLDRATLEQATLQHKGAVIEINGKEVVDLTTQSAASTNGTGSLYFNAQEFGSFMIALQPFPGAERNGQVENNEASFRINSMDVKIRSEIPFITNLDRADIWVAHSTLKSRVSHGTSGLMNIDTYINGQGSSGSVASSGEEDFFVVVEEMPKLIGGIKSISSKIQYPESARRAGIEGRVIVQFIVNKNGDVEDAEVVRGIGGGADEEALRVIRDAKFEPGVQRGRPVRVQFSMPVVFKLSDADFGSTADTQ; from the coding sequence ATGGAACACATATGGTTTCCGGTACTTATCTGGACCCTGTTTAGTTCCGTGGTTTACCTGGCACTTAAATATACCCGACAACTCGATCCATTATATCATTACCATCTACGGGCTGCCACGATCGTTGCCCTTCCGGTAGGAATTCTGGCTTCAGTATTGCTTCAGCATGGCTTCAGTGGGCTTAATGATTCAGCTGCGATCAACACTGCTTTGATCATAGTATCAAATCCCATACAAGCTGTGCCAATAACCAGCAGTGTGGGAACTGGGGCGTCTTTTTCGTTTCTGGAGCCCTCCCTTATGATCGGAATGGTGTCGATATTATTACTGGTGGTAGGAGTGCTGCTGGTTTTCAGACTGCTTTACGATCTGCATAATTTCAGAAAATTAACTCAGGGACTAAAGCTTCAACCGCTCGAAGATTTCGGAAAAAGATCTGACGATTATTCAGCCAGTCCGATAATGATCTCTTTTCACAATAATCCTTATGTCCCCTTTACCTATGGCTGGAGAACACCGATAGTGGTGCTTCCTGAACGACTTAAAGAGCACCCTGATAAGCTGGCCATGGCTCTTGAGCATGAACTGGTACACATTCAGCGAAAAGATTACCTGCTGCAAATGGTGCTTACTGTAATGGAAATGATCTTCTGGTTTCATCCGCTGGTCCGCATCACCAGTAATGAAATCGATATCTACAGAGAGATATCCTGCGATCAGCAGGTATTAAATGAGACCGGATACTCAGTTAAATCTTATGCAAACCTGTTGTTTGAACTGCTTCCTCTTAATACAGGTACAGGTCGGTTATCGGTTAGCATGGCTGTAAAGCAATCCACACTTAAGCAACGCATTAAAACTATGAAAACTCACAAACTACATCGTTCATCCATGAGACAAAGTGTACTTTTTTTAATGCTGATGGTATTTGGTATAACCTTCCCCATTGCCTGCTCTGAAATGAGAGGACCGGAATTATTAGACAGAGCAACTCTGGAACAAGCTACTTTACAACATAAAGGAGCAGTAATAGAGATCAATGGTAAAGAGGTAGTGGATCTCACAACTCAGTCTGCAGCGAGTACAAATGGAACAGGATCTCTTTATTTCAACGCTCAAGAATTCGGATCCTTTATGATAGCGTTACAACCTTTTCCGGGAGCAGAAAGAAACGGTCAGGTAGAGAACAATGAGGCCTCATTCCGGATCAACTCAATGGATGTTAAAATAAGATCCGAGATCCCTTTCATTACTAACCTGGATCGTGCAGATATATGGGTAGCTCATTCAACTCTGAAATCAAGGGTTTCTCACGGTACCTCGGGACTGATGAATATCGATACTTACATAAACGGTCAAGGTTCTTCAGGCTCCGTAGCATCAAGTGGTGAAGAAGATTTCTTTGTGGTGGTTGAAGAGATGCCCAAGCTTATCGGTGGCATAAAATCTATATCCAGTAAGATACAATATCCTGAATCAGCCCGAAGAGCAGGAATTGAAGGACGAGTAATCGTTCAGTTCATTGTTAATAAGAACGGAGATGTAGAAGATGCAGAAGTGGTGCGGGGCATTGGAGGCGGTGCAGACGAAGAAGCACTGCGCGTGATCCGGGATGCAAAATTTGAGCCCGGTGTCCAGCGTGGTCGTCCCGTAAGAGTTCAATTCTCTATGCCCGTTGTATTTAAGTTATCAGACGCTGATTTCGGATCAACCGCAGATACCCAATAA
- a CDS encoding BlaI/MecI/CopY family transcriptional regulator: protein MKKSLTPLGESEMEILHHVWELEEATVAEVKDKILESRKVAYTTVMTIMKNLSDKGYLKYRKDGATYVYSPAQKPEDVQFDLINSMINKVFKGSTSALVQSLVNHEKMNDKELDEIRKLIDGMED, encoded by the coding sequence ATGAAAAAATCACTCACTCCTTTAGGAGAATCCGAAATGGAGATCCTCCATCATGTCTGGGAATTGGAAGAGGCAACAGTAGCAGAAGTAAAAGATAAGATCCTTGAATCAAGAAAGGTTGCTTATACCACGGTCATGACTATCATGAAGAACCTTTCCGACAAAGGTTATCTCAAATATCGCAAAGACGGCGCTACTTATGTTTACAGTCCTGCACAAAAGCCTGAAGATGTTCAGTTTGACCTCATCAACAGTATGATCAACAAGGTCTTCAAAGGGTCTACTTCCGCTTTGGTTCAGTCATTGGTGAATCACGAGAAGATGAATGACAAGGAACTTGACGAGATCAGGAAACTTATAGACGGAATGGAGGATTAG
- a CDS encoding TIGR00725 family protein — MIISIIGPGESASVSDEEHAYEAGKLAAELGHTVLTGGRASGVMEAALKGAKEGGGTTVGILPGNDTSEASAFVDIPIITGMGQARNQMNILTADAIIAIGIGPGTLSEIALAVKEKKPLILFRPAGDLLSLLNKFEHGQLFAAATITDLSGVIKNKITVPES, encoded by the coding sequence ATGATCATATCCATTATCGGCCCCGGGGAATCAGCCAGTGTATCTGATGAAGAGCATGCCTATGAAGCAGGAAAACTTGCAGCAGAACTGGGACATACTGTACTTACGGGCGGCAGAGCATCCGGAGTCATGGAAGCTGCACTTAAAGGTGCAAAAGAAGGAGGCGGCACCACGGTCGGTATCCTTCCAGGCAATGATACTTCCGAAGCGTCTGCTTTTGTTGATATCCCTATCATAACCGGCATGGGTCAGGCACGGAATCAGATGAATATTTTAACGGCCGACGCTATCATTGCCATTGGAATCGGTCCCGGCACTTTATCTGAGATCGCACTGGCAGTTAAAGAAAAGAAACCACTCATTCTATTCCGGCCAGCAGGAGACCTGCTTTCCCTCCTTAATAAATTTGAGCATGGACAACTCTTCGCAGCCGCCACTATTACCGATCTATCTGGAGTAATCAAGAATAAGATTACAGTACCTGAATCATAG
- a CDS encoding cryptochrome/photolyase family protein: protein MSQRRYLQEIDQLIKRSDPNDHERAVFVLHDQLNLEAFPSWVRDEKPLLIFVESQKKGRSLPYHKKKLIYLLSSMRHFAVECAEAGYPVLYHSGKEHYDEELSGMLHKTDLILTYMCPSEWDSRERLRSLTDKFDGRVKEIPNRFFLADADEYKEKVADGWLMEYFYREMRKKTGYLMENGEPAGGEWNYDEDNREKLPKDHPIPEIAKTTPDEITKEVVDMINDHFSDHFGSSEDFHYAVTRRQALYRLNEFIEDRLDEFGPYEDAMALGEYDLFHSHLSLYLNNGLILPREVCDRAQQAYDQGEARINSVEGLIRQIIGWREYIRVYYEAMMPEVRNANHFGFENGLPEIYWSGETKMKCMNECLKPVIERGYSHHIPRLMVLSNFSNLTETDPRELNRWFHLAYVDAYEWVVLPNVLGMSTFADGGVLASKPYVSSGNYINKMSNYCRSCEYSITKKTGENACPFNYLYWNFIDKQRETFSQNGRSNFMVNMFDKKKEEDKQAIWESSEHFLSGLKRQE from the coding sequence ATGAGTCAACGAAGATATTTACAAGAGATAGATCAATTAATTAAAAGATCAGATCCGAATGATCATGAAAGAGCTGTTTTTGTACTTCATGATCAGCTGAACCTCGAGGCCTTTCCGTCCTGGGTCAGAGACGAGAAACCATTGCTGATCTTTGTGGAATCTCAGAAGAAAGGTCGCTCGCTTCCCTATCATAAAAAGAAGCTGATCTACTTATTAAGCTCTATGAGACATTTTGCTGTGGAATGTGCAGAAGCCGGATATCCGGTTCTCTATCATTCCGGAAAAGAGCATTATGATGAAGAACTATCAGGTATGCTGCATAAAACGGATCTTATACTTACATATATGTGTCCCTCCGAATGGGACAGCCGGGAAAGATTGCGATCACTGACTGATAAGTTCGATGGCCGGGTGAAAGAGATCCCTAACCGTTTCTTTCTGGCTGATGCAGATGAATACAAAGAAAAAGTAGCCGATGGCTGGCTGATGGAGTATTTCTACCGGGAGATGCGCAAAAAAACCGGTTATCTGATGGAAAATGGTGAGCCTGCCGGAGGTGAGTGGAATTATGATGAGGATAACCGTGAAAAACTACCCAAGGATCATCCTATCCCGGAGATTGCGAAAACCACGCCTGATGAGATAACCAAGGAAGTGGTAGATATGATCAACGATCATTTTTCCGATCATTTCGGAAGCAGTGAAGATTTTCATTATGCCGTAACCAGACGCCAGGCTCTATACCGTTTAAACGAATTTATCGAAGATAGGCTGGACGAGTTTGGTCCTTATGAGGACGCTATGGCACTGGGGGAATATGACCTTTTTCATTCGCATTTGTCCTTATACCTGAATAACGGACTTATACTTCCCAGGGAAGTATGTGACCGGGCTCAGCAGGCTTATGATCAGGGAGAAGCCCGGATCAATTCAGTAGAGGGACTGATACGGCAGATCATCGGCTGGAGAGAATATATCCGGGTGTATTATGAGGCGATGATGCCAGAAGTACGGAACGCGAATCATTTTGGTTTCGAGAACGGATTGCCGGAGATATACTGGTCAGGTGAAACGAAGATGAAGTGCATGAATGAGTGCCTTAAGCCTGTAATTGAACGAGGGTATTCCCATCATATACCCAGACTGATGGTGCTGAGTAACTTCAGCAACCTGACTGAAACAGATCCCCGTGAGCTGAACCGGTGGTTCCACCTGGCCTACGTGGATGCTTACGAATGGGTGGTACTACCGAATGTACTGGGGATGTCAACTTTTGCTGACGGAGGAGTACTGGCTTCCAAACCTTATGTGAGCAGCGGTAACTACATTAACAAAATGAGTAATTATTGCAGAAGTTGTGAATACAGCATAACCAAGAAGACCGGAGAAAATGCCTGTCCCTTTAATTACCTCTACTGGAATTTTATCGACAAGCAAAGAGAGACCTTCAGTCAGAACGGAAGGTCTAATTTCATGGTGAACATGTTTGATAAGAAGAAAGAAGAAGATAAGCAGGCCATATGGGAAAGTAGTGAGCACTTTCTGAGCGGGCTAAAGCGACAGGAGTGA